The following nucleotide sequence is from Nitrospira sp..
GCCGCCACGGCTTGAGGAACCTGGCCGAGCGCGCGGTGACAGAGTCCGATCTGGCCGTAAGCCCTGAGGTGGTAGGCGGGATCTTGAGCGGCCAGTTCGAACTGAGCGATGGCCGCAGCGAAATCTTGGGTCTTTCGAAGCGCCATCCCGCGTTGATACCAGGTCTCGGCCTCGACGGCGGCCTGCGCTTTTTTTTGAGCCGGCGTCGATTCTTTCGAGCTGGGATGAGGCTCGGGCATGTCCGGCTCGTCAGCCCCTTCCGCCGCCGCCACCAGCGCCAGGTCCTCCTGCTCGGAGAGCGGCAGGATCCGATTCTTCCGCCGATCCAGCGCCGCCTGCGCCAGCAGTTTTGCCGTGATGCGTGGGGCCTGCTGGGCATACCCATAGGTCAGCGCCATCTCACAGACCTGATTGATCAGCCTTGGATTCCCTTGGCTCAGGCGATAGGCCAGGGCACAGGCTGGGGCGCTGAACAGCGGCTTAGTCGCGCCCGCCAGGTGGATACGATGACTGATGTACTCCGCCACCTCCTCTTCAGTGAAGGGCTGGAGGTGGTAGTCCACCACGACCCGCTGCGCGAACTGGGTCATGTCCACCCGCCGCAACAGGGCCTGCAGGTCCGGCTGACCGGAGAGGATGATTTGCAGATGCAGTGTCTTTTCCTGGTTGAGATTCGACAGGAGCCGCAACTCCTCCAGCAATTTCACACCCAGATTCTGCGCCTCGTCCATGATCAGGACGACCCGCCGATGACGCGCCGCCTCCTGCGCCAGAAACTTGGCGAAGAGGTGTTGGGCCTCGACGGGATCGAGTTGTTTGTTATTCAAGCCGAGGGCCAGCAGGATCCAGGGCAGCAGGTAATCCACATCGTAGCGGGCATTGGCCAGAAAGCCGATGGCGTAGGAGTCCCGGTTCTCGGCGATGAGCTTTTGCAGCAAGGACGTCTTGCCCATGCCGGGATCGCCGGTCAGCACCATGAAGGGCGCCTCCGTCAGGAGCCCATACTCCAACAGGCTGTAGGCTGTTCGATGGGTGGCGCCGAGGTAGAGAAAGTCGCTGTCGGGAAGGAGGGAGAAGGGTTTGCTATGGAGGTGGTAGAAATCTTTATACATCGCCGACCTTCATCATGGCCTTCATGCCGGCCGGGGTGGCCGCCCCATATCCGACCTTATTGACGACGGTCCCCAACACCGGGGTGGCCTGTTTCACAAGCGCCAACGACCGTTCCACGTCTTCGGCCTTGGTATGGCCTTCCTGCACGACCAGCAACAGGGCATCTAGATAGGGCGCGAAGGCCAACACATCCGAAGTCTGCAACAACGGCGGCAAGTCGAACAGAATCATCCGTGATTGGTAACGATGCTTGAATTCTTCGACTAACGCAACCATTTTCGGCGAGGTCAGGGCTTCCGCCGAATGCGACACGGCGTGCCCGCCTGGCAAGAACACGAATCGCCCGATGCCGGGGTGAACCAGCAGCTCTTCGATCGGCACGTCATCGAGCAGATAGTCGGCCAATCCTCGGCAGGATCCCAGGTCGAACATCTCATGGACCGTCGGGTGCCGAAGGTTTGCATCGACCAGCAAGACGGATTGGGTCACGTCCATGGCCAGGCTCGCGGCCAGGTTGACGGCTGTAAAGGTCTTGCCCTCCCCTTGACCGGGGCTGGTGATGCCGATGACATTCCATCCCCTTTCCTTCACTCGGTGCATGACCTGCGTGCGCAAGATCTTAAACGCATCCACGAAGGGGCCGGCGTCGAAGCCGGCCAGGATGCGCTGCTCTCGCAAGACCGACTCGGGAATCTGCACCGAGCGGGTGCGCGAGTACACGATCGGCGCGGGCACGGAGCGCATGGGGTGGCTACGCAGCACGCGAGAGCCGTGGTGAGTTTGGGGTTGGTGCTGCTGCTGTTTATATCGGTCGAGCGCCGCTTGAAACCATTCCATGGTGATCCCTTTCAGCCTTCCGCTCCTTATTCGATGCCGAATTTTCTGAGGGTCGCGTACCACACGACATCCAATGGCGTCCAAAACAGATGGCAGAGCAGCAGGAGTATTGCCACAGCGCCCAGGCCGGCGCGCCTGATTCTGCTGCGCCGCGCCACCGCCCTGGCCAACTCAGCCTGGTTCGGCATGTAGGGAATCACCGCCAAGGGAAAGGCCTGGGCCACACGCATCAGCTGCTCGGGTGTCCGGATCGAGTGGTCGAGGTGCTCCGCCAAGGCAGCGGCCCCGGCACCCCCTGCCATCGCCAGAATGAATCCCAATAGGACGATGGCCTTGCGATTCGGCTTCTCGGGGCTCTCCGGCAAACCAGGCGGATCAATGAGGGAGAAACGCTCGCCCTTGCGCTGCACTTCCAATCCCTCCGACACCTTGGCTTCCAAGAGGCGGGACCTGATGTCTTGGTATTTCTGCGCCGAGGTATCGCGATCACGGGTCAACACCAGATAATCCGGCTCGAGTTCCGGCGTCCGTTCGATGCGGCTTGCATAGTCTTGGAGACGCCGTTTCACAATGGCTCGGCTGGCCCGCAACGCTTCGAGTGAGGAAGTTGCCGAATTAAGCTGCGCCTGGATGTTGATGTAGGCCGGGTTTTCCGGCCGCAACAGCGGCTTGTTGGACCCGCCGGTCCCAATCCGGACCAGGTCCCGCTGCAGGGCTGCAATGGTCCGTTTCGTCTGCAACACATCGGGATGGTCCGCGCCTAACCGATCAGTCAGGGTCGCCAGCCTGGCCTTAGCATCGATCAGCTGTTTGGCGATTTCTTCCTGTTCCGGTTTGGCTCCGGTGTCTTTTTCCAGCGCCGCAATCTCCTGTTTCATCTTGATGAGGTCAGGGTGGTCCGGTGAGAAATTGGCTGCAGCGGCAGTGTACTCGGCCCGTAACGCTCGTAAGCGCTCAAGACTGTCGAGAATGCGCTCGCCGGTCACCGAGAGGATCGGCGTATTGGGCTTGATGGTTGCCAGTTCACCTTCGAGGTAAGTCTTCCGTTCCTCCAGGCTCCGAATCTGCTGATCGAGATCCATCAGTTCGCGGTCGGCCTGGTTCATCATCTGCAGGTTCAGCGGCATCAGTTCCGGCAAGGCCCCGCTGGCCCGCTGCTTGAACTTGGATAGTTTGGCTTCCACCTCTTCGATGTGTTGCGCCAGACTCTCGGCCTCCTGTTTGAGAAAGGACGTGGTCTCCTGAGCTTGTCGTTCGCGGCTCTTCAGATTTTCTCCCAGAAACAGACTCGTTAATTCGTTGGCTACACGCTGCGCAATTTCAGGCGTCCTGCTGTTATACGAAACCGTGAAGGCAATCGTCGCCTTGGTGGCGTGCTGGGTCCGTTTGTCGATCACATCGGCGCTGATCACCTCGACTTCAATATCCTTGATGAAACGTTTGATGACCTCCTCGGTCGGACTTTCGCTGCGCATGTCTGGGTAGAGACCGTATTGCTCGACTACTTTCCACAGGCTGGCGCGGCTCATGACCTGCTGTTTGATCATCTCGATGCGCTGATCGGCATAACTGGTGATCGTGCTGTGGACCAACTCGGCAGGTACTTCCTGTTCTTCAATTAAGATCGTGGCCGTGGACTTAAACGTGGGTGGCCAGAGAATGGCCGCTGTAACCGCCAGGCACAGGAGCAAGCCGGCCGCAAGAAAGATGAGGGTGCGTCGGCGCTGGAAGACAGTGAGATACTCACGAAGATTCATAACGGGTTCCGATTCTTGTGGCCGCCATCGATCTGTCATTCCCACTCCCTTTTCATGCCGAGCTCAGTTCGCAATTGCCAATTTGGGTGGGTAGTAGGTCAACATGAACATGAGCATGTTTGACATAGCAGGCTCAGCAAAGGTTTCTACATCACGCAACCGGTAACTGTAGGAAGCCTCCAACCTCCACCACTCTGCAACGTGCCATGCAAGCTTTGGGGTGACATACATCAGCTGTTGTTCCTGGAGCGTCCCGCCTCGGGCTATATTGGTCGCACCGGAGACCAAATACCCGGCAACATCCAGCGAGGCTGTCACAGTCTCGGTAAAATCGTAGGAGGCCATGGCTCCAATGCGGTCAGTTTGGATAAGCAATCCGAACCCGCTGGGGAAAATGTCTCTTGTGAGACTCACTTGCAGACTCGCCCTTTCGAGCTGCTGTGTCACAGTTGCCCCATATACCCACACTGTGTCGCTCGACTCCTGGCCCGATCCACCAATTTTGGTAGTGGAACTGATGAACCTCGGCCCACCATAGACCGTGGCTTTTAGTCCTTCTGTAAAGGCATGCACGTAGGACAACATCGCCCCAGGGTAATAAGCCCTCAATCCAA
It contains:
- a CDS encoding lipopolysaccharide biosynthesis protein — protein: MNLREYLTVFQRRRTLIFLAAGLLLCLAVTAAILWPPTFKSTATILIEEQEVPAELVHSTITSYADQRIEMIKQQVMSRASLWKVVEQYGLYPDMRSESPTEEVIKRFIKDIEVEVISADVIDKRTQHATKATIAFTVSYNSRTPEIAQRVANELTSLFLGENLKSRERQAQETTSFLKQEAESLAQHIEEVEAKLSKFKQRASGALPELMPLNLQMMNQADRELMDLDQQIRSLEERKTYLEGELATIKPNTPILSVTGERILDSLERLRALRAEYTAAAANFSPDHPDLIKMKQEIAALEKDTGAKPEQEEIAKQLIDAKARLATLTDRLGADHPDVLQTKRTIAALQRDLVRIGTGGSNKPLLRPENPAYINIQAQLNSATSSLEALRASRAIVKRRLQDYASRIERTPELEPDYLVLTRDRDTSAQKYQDIRSRLLEAKVSEGLEVQRKGERFSLIDPPGLPESPEKPNRKAIVLLGFILAMAGGAGAAALAEHLDHSIRTPEQLMRVAQAFPLAVIPYMPNQAELARAVARRSRIRRAGLGAVAILLLLCHLFWTPLDVVWYATLRKFGIE
- a CDS encoding AAA family ATPase, which gives rise to MYKDFYHLHSKPFSLLPDSDFLYLGATHRTAYSLLEYGLLTEAPFMVLTGDPGMGKTSLLQKLIAENRDSYAIGFLANARYDVDYLLPWILLALGLNNKQLDPVEAQHLFAKFLAQEAARHRRVVLIMDEAQNLGVKLLEELRLLSNLNQEKTLHLQIILSGQPDLQALLRRVDMTQFAQRVVVDYHLQPFTEEEVAEYISHRIHLAGATKPLFSAPACALAYRLSQGNPRLINQVCEMALTYGYAQQAPRITAKLLAQAALDRRKNRILPLSEQEDLALVAAAEGADEPDMPEPHPSSKESTPAQKKAQAAVEAETWYQRGMALRKTQDFAAAIAQFELAAQDPAYHLRAYGQIGLCHRALGQVPQAVAAFRKACADYNAPRQQSLSVRYLLGRTLEQLGEAPGALEQYRLIFRADRTFKDTAERLSNLEGDLTLDTGRGRSPSWGIGQAWKQVRQLLKGNS
- a CDS encoding CpsD/CapB family tyrosine-protein kinase produces the protein MEWFQAALDRYKQQQHQPQTHHGSRVLRSHPMRSVPAPIVYSRTRSVQIPESVLREQRILAGFDAGPFVDAFKILRTQVMHRVKERGWNVIGITSPGQGEGKTFTAVNLAASLAMDVTQSVLLVDANLRHPTVHEMFDLGSCRGLADYLLDDVPIEELLVHPGIGRFVFLPGGHAVSHSAEALTSPKMVALVEEFKHRYQSRMILFDLPPLLQTSDVLAFAPYLDALLLVVQEGHTKAEDVERSLALVKQATPVLGTVVNKVGYGAATPAGMKAMMKVGDV